From a single Brassica oleracea var. oleracea cultivar TO1000 chromosome C5, BOL, whole genome shotgun sequence genomic region:
- the LOC106294610 gene encoding pre-mRNA-splicing factor SLU7-A gives MATASVAFKSREDHRKQIELEEARKAGLAPAEVDEDGKEINPHIPQYMSSAPWYLNSEKPSLKHQRKWKSDPNYTKSWYDRGAKIYQAEKYRKGACQNCGAMTHTAKACMDRPRKIGAKYTNKNIAPDEKIESFELDYDGKRDRWNGYDTSTYHRVVDLYEAKEDARKKYLKEQQIKKLEEKNNNQEGDDAASDGDEEDDDLRVDEAKVDESRQMDFAKVEKRVRTTGGGSTGTVRNLRIREDTAKYLLNLDINSAHYDPKTRSMREDPLPDADPNDKFYLGDNQYRNSGQALEFKQMNIHSWEAFDKGQDMHMQAAPSQAELLYKNFKVAKDKLKTHTKDTIMEKYGNASTEDEIPMELLLGQSERQVEYDRAGRIIKGQEVILPKSKYEEDVLANNHTTVWGSWWRDHQWGYRCCQQTIRNSYCTGSAGIEAAEASLDLMKANIARKEACEDSPKKVEEKKMAAWGTDVPEDLELNEEALANALKKEDERKREEKDERKRKYNVKYTNDVTPEEMEAYRMKRVHHEDPMKDFM, from the exons ATGGCGACGGCTTCAG TTGCTTTTAAGTCTAGGGAAGACCATAGGAAGCAAATAGAGTTAGAGGAGGCTCGTAAAGCCGGGCTTGCACCAGCTGAGGTAGATGAGGATGGAAAGGAGATCAATCCTCACATTCCTCAGTATATGTCCTCTGCTCCATGGTACCTCAACTCTGAGAAGCCGAGTCTGAAGCATCAAAGGAAATGGAAGAGTGATCCCAATTACACAAAGTCATGGTACGACAGAGGTGCAAAGATTTACCAAGCTGAGAAATACCGCAAGGGAGCATGTCAAAA CTGTGGTGCGATGACGCATACTGCGAAGGCGTGTATGGATAGGCCTCGCAAGATTGGAGCGAAGTACACGAACAAGAACATTGCGCCTGATGAAAAGATCGAGAGTTTTGAGCTCGACTATGATGGCAAGAGGGACAGGTGGAATGGGTACGATACTTCGACCTACCATCGCGTGGTAGACCTTTATGAAGCAAAAGAGGATGCGCGGAAGAAGTATCTCAAGGAGCAGCAGATTAAGAAGCTAGAGGAGAAGAACAATAATCAGGAAGGCGATGATGCAGCCAGTGATGGGGACGAAGAAGATGATGACTTGAGGGTCGATGAAGCTAAGGTTGATGAGAGCAGGCAGATGGACTTCGCAAAGGTTGAAAAACGTGTTCGGACAACTGGTGGTGGTAGTACAGGAACTGTAAG GAATCTGCGTATCAGAGAAGACACAGCGAAATACCTGTTGAACCTTGATATCAACTCAGCTCATTATGACCCTAAAACTCGATCCATGCGTGAAGACCCACTTCCAGATGCAGATCCGAATGATAAATTTTATTTG GGAGATAATCAGTATAGAAACAGTGGCCAAGCTTTGGAGTTCAAACAGATGAACATCCACTCATGGGAAGCATTTGACAAGGGGCAGGACATGCACATGCAAGCTGCTCCATCCCAAGCTGAGCTGCTCTACAAGAATTTCAAGGTGGCTAAGGACAAGCTGAAGACTCATACGAAGGACACAATCATGGAGAAGTACGGGAACGCTTCTACAGAAGATGAAATCCCAATGGAGCTTTTGCTTGGGCAGAGCGAACGACAAGTTGAGTATGACCGAGCAGGGAGGATCATAAAGGGACAG GAGGTTATACTGCCAAAGAGCAAATACGAGGAAGATGTTCTCGCTAACAATCACACTACTGTTTGGGGCTCGTGGTGGAGAGACCATCAATGGGGATATAGATGTTGCCAGCAGACTATTCGCAATAGTTACTGCACAGGTTCTGCTGGTATTGAGGCTGCAGAGGCTTCCCTTGATCTGATGAAGGCTAATATTGCTCGCAAAGAAGCCTGTGAAG ATAGCCCAAAGAAGGTTGAAGAGAAGAAGATGGCCGCATGGGGAACCGATGTTCCTGAAGATTTGGAGTTGAACGAGGAGGCACTTGCTAATGCTCTTAAAAAG GAGGATGAGCGTAAGAGGGAAGAAAAAGATGAGAGGAAGCGCAAATACAATGTCAAATACACCAACGAT GTGACTCCGGAAGAGATGGAAGCTTACAGAATGAAGAGAGTTCACCACGAGGACCCAATGAAGGATTTCATGTGA
- the LOC106294612 gene encoding uncharacterized protein At1g03900, translated as MSFEGEEEEETFEHTLLVVREVSVYKIPPRTTSGGYKCGEWLQSDKIWSGRLRVVSCKDRCEIRLEDSSSGDLFAACFVDPARRENSVEPSLDSSRYFVLRIDDGRGKYAFIGLGFAERNEAFDFNVALSDHEKYVRREKEKEAGETSESDDHIDIHPAVNHRLKEGETIRINVKPKPTTSGTGMLSAALSGNGKPKPLALAPPPSAATKTRSPLPPPPNDPIASRIASGGSKEPTDNTRRRDNPLSDLSQLKKNLPSTKGSGSSGAAGWAAF; from the exons ATGTCGTTCGAGGGGGAAGAAGAGGAGGAGACCTTCGAGCACACGCTCCTCGTGGTGCGCGAGGTCTCCGTCTACAAGATCCCGCCGCGAACCACGTCCGGCGGGTACAAGTGCGGCGAATGGCTCCAGTCAGACAAGATCTGGTCCGGCAGGCTCCGCGTCGTCTCCTGCAAGGACCGATGCGAGATCCGCCTCGAGGACTCGAGCTCCGGCGATCTGTTCGCGGCGTGTTTCGTGGATCCCGCCAGGAGAGAGAACTCCGTCGAGCCGTCGCTCGATTCGTCTAGGTATTTCGTGCTCAGGATCGACGACGGGCGTGGGAAGTACGCGTTCATCGGGCTGGGGTTCGCGGAGAGGAACGAGGCGTTTGATTTCAACGTGGCGTTGTCGGATCATGAGAAGTATGTGAGGAGGGAGAAGGAGAAGGAGGCTGGGGAGACGAGTGAGAGTGATGATCACATTGATATTCATCCCGCTGTTAATCATAGATTGAAG GAAGGTGAAACCATAAGAATCAACGTGAAGCCCAAACCAACGACAAGTGGCACTGGGATGCTCTCAGCTGCTCTTTCAGGGAACGGGAAGCCTAAACCTCTAGCACTTGCTCCACCACCAAGTGCTGCTACAAAAACCAGGTCTCCTTTACCGCCTCCACCAAATGATCCTATCGCTTCAAGGATTGCATCTGGTGGTTCAAAGGAACCAACGGATAACACAAGACGCAGGGACAATCCTCTGTCTGATCTATCTCAGCTCAAG AAGAATCTTCCTTCAACAAAGGGATCAGGATCGTCAGGAGCTGCAGGTTGGGCAGCTTTCTGA
- the LOC106294609 gene encoding cactin: MGSHGKSSRDRDRYAKQKKRRDESESESDSYSSESDGSDDLSPPRSSRRGKGRSSSSRRRRYSSDDSSDSDGGRKSKKRTSSSKKPSEEEIKEYIARKAQKKALRAAKKLKTQSVSGYSNDSNPFGDSNLTETFVWRKKIEKDVHHGVPLEEFSVKAEKRRRGERMTEVEKVKKRREERAVEKARHEEEMALLARERARAEFQDWEKKEEEFHFDQSKVRSEIRLREGRLKPIDVLCKHLDGSDDMDIELSEPYMVFKGLSVKDMEELRDDIKMYLDSDRATPTRVQYWEALIVVCDWELAEARKRDALDRARVRGEEPPAELLAQERGLHAGVEGDVRKLLDGKTHLELVELQLDIESQLRSGSAKVVEYWEAVLKRLDIYKAKACLKEIHAEMLRRHLHRLEQRSEDVEVNHRLSHVAEGNEEEINDMNHSDAEEAFSPEPIAEEEDEEADVEAEAAGSFSPELMQGDDREEAIDPEEDKKLLELKRMVVLEKQKKRMKEAMVSKPPPVEDNLEFKAMKAMGEMEEGDAVFGSKAEVNLDSEVYWWHDKYRPRKPKYFNRVHTGYEWNKYNQTHYDHDNPPPKTVQGYKFNIFYPDLVDKIKAPTFTIEKDGTSSETCMIRFHAGPPYEDIAFRIVNKEWEYSHKKGFKCTFERGILHLYFNFKRHRYRR, from the exons ATGGGTTCTCATGGTAAGAGTAGCAGAGACAGAGATAGATATGCGAAGCAGAAGAAGCGGAGAGATGAGTCTGAGTCTGAGTCCGACTCTTACTCCTCTGAATCGGACGGTTCTGATGATTTGTCCCCGCCCAGGAGTTCCAGGAGGGGGAAGGGCAGAAGCAGCAGCAGCCGTCGACGCCGTTATTCAAGCGATGATTCCTCTGATAGCGATGGTGGGCGGAAGAGTAAGAAGAGAACTTCTTCGTCTAAGAAGCCTTCAGAGGAAGAAATCAAGGAGTATATCGCCAGAAAGGCTCAGAAGAAG GCATTACGTGCAGCAAAGAAACTGAAGACTCAGTCAGTGTCTGGGTACTCCAATGACTCAAACCCGTTTGGAGATTCGAATCTCACGGAGAC ATTTGTGTGGCGGAAGAAAATTGAAAAAGATGTTCACCATGGAGTACCGTTGGAGGAGTTTTCGGTTAAAGCTGAGAAAAGAAGACGGGGAGAAAGAATG ACAGAGGTTGAAAAGGTTAAGAAGAGGAGAGAAGAGAGAGCAGTGGAGAAAGCTCGACATGAGGAAGAAATG GCATTATTGGCTAGAGAACGTGCACGAGCTGAGTTTCAAGACTGGGAGAAGAAGGAGGAGGAG TTCCATTTCGATCAAAGCAAGGTGAGGTCAGAGATCAGATTGCGTGAAGGGCGACTGAAGCCTATTGACGTCCTCTGTAAGCACTTGGATGGTTCAGATGATATGGATATCGAGCTCAGTGAACCTTACATGGTTTTCAAG GGACTCAGTGTTAAAGATATGGAAGAGCTTCGTGATGATATCAAAATGTATCTGGATTCAGATCGGGCAACTCCAACACGCGTACAGTATTGGGAG GCACTTATTGTGGTATGCGATTGGGAGTTAGCTGAAGCTCGTAAAAGGGATGCTTTGGACCGTGCTAGAGTTAGAGGGGAGGAGCCTCCTGCAGAATTGCTTGCTCAAGAGAGGGGACTACACGCTGGTGTTGAAGGTGACGTGAGAAAACTTCTTGATGGGAAGACCCACTTGGAGCTTGTAGAACTGCAGTTGGACATCGAGTCCCAGCTGCGTTCTGGGTCAGCGAAAGTAGTAGAGTATTGGGAAGCCGTTCTTAAACGCCTCGATATATACAAGGCAAAG GCTTGCTTGAAGGAAATACACGCTGAGATGCTGAGGAGACATCTACACCGCCTCGAGCAACGTTCAGAGGATGTAGAAGTTAATCACCGCTTATCACATGTGGCTGAAGGAAACGAGGAGGAGATAAACGATATGAATCATTCAGATGCTGAAGAAGCATTCTCTCCAGAGCCTATTGCGGAGGAAGAAGACGAAGAAGCTGATGTGGAAGCAGAAGCGGCTGGTTCGTTTTCGCCAGAGCTCATGCAAGGTGATGATCGTGAAGAAGCAATCGATCCCGAGGAAGACAAGAAGCTACTG GAATTGAAACGGATGGTTGTGCTGGAGAAACAGAAGAAGCGGATGAAAGAAGCTATGGTGTCAAAACCACCACCTGTGGAAGATAACTTGGAGTTTAAAGCAATGAAAGCAATGGGAGAAATGGAAGAAGGAGATGCTGTATTTGGCTCTAAAGCTGAAGTGAACCTTGATTCTGAG GTATACTGGTGGCATGACAAGTACCGGCCAAGAAAACCGAAGTACTTCAACCGAGTCCACACAGGTTACGAGTGGAATAAGTATAACCAGACTCACTATGATCACGATAACCCGCCTCCAAAAACCGTTCAAGGGTACAAGTTCAACATCTTCTATCCAGATTTAGTAGATAAGATCAAGGCTCCCACGTTCACTATAGAAAAAGATGGGACAAGCTCCGAAACTTGTATGATCCGGTTCCATGCTGGTCCGCCTTATGAAGACATT GCGTTCCGGATTGTGAATAAGGAATGGGAGTATTCTCACAAGAAAGGTTTCAAATGCACGTTTGAGCGTGGGATTTTGCATCTGTACTTCAACTTCAAACGACACCGTTACAGGCGATAA
- the LOC106292926 gene encoding serine/threonine-protein kinase tricorner, whose translation MVEKKNMDSARSWFHKFQPRDKPRKKDMLSGSTYGGGTETTVPGGGNETETAGKLPPLGGDGEALSSTTKQKVAAAKQYIENHYKEQMKNLNERKERRITLEKKLADAEASEEDQNNLLKFLEKKETEYMRLQRHKMGADDFELLTMIGKGAFGEVRVCREKNTGHVFAMKKLKKSEMLRRGQVEHVRSERNLLAEVDSNCIVKLYCSFQDDDYLYLIMEYLPGGDMMTLLMRKDTLSEDEARFYVAETVLAIESIHKRNYIHRDIKPDNLLLDRIGHLRLSDFGLCKPLDCSVIEGEDFTGGGLEREEITPTAPKRSQQEQLQHWQKNRRMLAYSTVGTPDYIAPEVLVKKGYGMECDWWSLGAIMYEMLVGYPPFYADDPMSTCRKIVNWKTHLKFPDEARLSREAKDLVGKLLCNVNQRLGASQIKAHPWFEGVEWEKIYQMEAAYIPEVNDDLDTQNFEKFDEEDHQTLTPSSRTGPWRKMLSSKDINFVGYTYKNFEIVNDYQVPGIAELKKKETKAKRPSVRSLFESESSESSSDTSQTVAGTEKHTINRCFSNPTSREIERKLRRQESK comes from the exons ATGGTTGAGAAAAAAAATATGGATTCCGCAAGAAGTTGGTTTCATAAGTTTCAACCTCGAGACAAGCCTCGTAAAAAAGACATGTTATCCGGTAGCACTTACGGCGGTGGAACAGAAACCACCGTCCCCGGCGGAGGAAATGAAACTGAGACGGCGGGGAAACTTCCTCCTCTAGGCGGAGATGGAGAAGCACTCTCCAGTACAACCAAACAGAAAGTTGCGGCAGCCAAGCAGTACATTGAGAATCATTATAAGGAACAGATGAAGAATCTCAACGAGAGGAAAGAGAG ACGAATAACGCTAGAGAAGAAACTAGCAGATGCAGAGGCATCTGAAGAAGATCAAAACAATCTTTTAAAGTTTCTTGAGAAGAAAGAAACAGAGTACATGAGACTCCAAAGGCATAAGATGGGTGCTGATGATTTCGAACTCTTAACTATGATTGGTAAAGGAGCTTTTGGAGAGGTTCGAGTTTGTAGAGAGAAGAACACTGGTCATGTTTTTGCTATGAAAAAACTGAAAAAATCAGAAATGCTACGGCGAGGCCAG GTGGAGCATGTGAGGTCAGAGAGGAATCTATTAGCAGAAGTAGATAGTAACTGTATAGTGAAACTATACTGTTCTTTTCAAGACGATGACTACCTTTATCTGATAATGGAGTATTTGCCCGGGGGCGATATGATGACTCTTCTGATGAGGAAAGACACTTTAAGTGAAGATGAAGCTAGATTCTATGTTGCTGAAACTGTTCTGGCTATTGAATCTATTCATAAACGCAACTATATCCACAG GGACATAAAGCCGGATAATCTGTTGCTTGATAGAATTGGACATTTGAGGTTGTCTGATTTTGGACTATGTAAGCCGTTGGATTGTAGTGTCATTGAAGGTGAAGATTTCACCGGAGGAGGCTTAGAGAGAGAAGAGATCACACCAACAGCTCCTAAACGCTCGCAGCAAGAGCAGTTGCAACATTGGCAAAAGAATAGAAGAATGCTT GCTTACTCAACCGTTGGTACACCAGACTACATTGCACCTGAAGTCTTGGTAAAGAAAGGGTACGGCATGGAATGTGACTG GTGGTCTCTAGGAGCCATAATGTACGAGATGCTTGTTGGATATCCACCGTTTTACGCCGACGACCCAATGTCAACTTGTAGAAAG ATAGTGAATTGGAAAACACATTTGAAGTTCCCTGACGAAGCAAGGCTATCACGAGAGGCTAAAGATCTCGTTGGTAAGCTTTTGTGTAACGTCAACCAACGACTCGGTGCCTCTCAAATTAAG GCACATCCATGGTTCGAAGGTGTTGAATGGGAAAAGATTTACCAGATGGAAGCTGCTTATATCCCTGAGGTCAACGATGATTTGGATACTCAAAACTTTGAGAAGTTTGATGAG GAAGATCATCAAACTCTGACACCCTCCTCTAGAACAGGACCATGGAGAAAA ATGCTATCTTCAAAAGACATAAACTTTGTTGGCTACACATACAAAAACTTCGAAATCGTCAACGATTATCAAGTCCCTGGGATAG CGGAACTGAAGAAGAAAGAGACAAAAGCAAAGAGACCATCCGTTAGGTCACTATTCG AGAGCGAATCATCAGAGTCGTCATCGGACACGTCACAAACGGTGGCTGGTACGGAGAAACATACAATCAACCGTTGTTTCTCGAATCCGACATCTCGTGAAATTGAACGCAAGCTGAGACGTCAAGAGTCCAAGTAG
- the LOC106293004 gene encoding vacuolar protein sorting-associated protein 2 homolog 3: MNIFSKKPNPREVLRESKREMTQATRGIEKEISSLQSEEKKLVLEIKRTAKTGNEGATKILARQLIRLRQQIANLQGSRAQMRGIATHTQAMHAHTSVAAGIQGATKAMAAMSKNMDPAKQAKVMREFQKQSAQMDMTTEMMSDSIDDALDNDEAEDETEDLTNQVLDEIGIDVASQLSSAPKGKIGRKNAEDVSSSSEMSDLEKRLAALR, translated from the exons ATGAACATCTTCTCCAAGAAACCTAATCCCAGAG AAGTGCTTAGGGAGAGTAAGAGAGAGATGACTCAAGCTACTAGAG GAATCGAAAAGGAAATCTCATCTCTGCAATCAGAA GAGAAAAAGCTTGTTCTTGAGATTAAAAGAACTGCTAAAACAGGGAATGAG GGAGCGACTAAGATTCTTGCCAGGCAATTGATCCGGTTAAGGCAGCAAATAGCTAACTTGCAAGGTAGCCGAGCTCAAATGCGAGGCATTGCTACTCATACACAG GCTATGCATGCACATACTTCTGTTGCTGCAGGAATACAAGGTGCCACTAAGGCAATGGCAGCTATGAGCAAG AATATGGATCCAGCTAAACAGGCTAAGGTTATGAGAGAATTCCAAAAACAGTCTGCACAAATGGACATGACT ACTGAGATGATGTCAGACTCCATAGATGATGCTTTAGACAATGACGAAGCTGAAGACGAAACAGAGGACTTGACCAACCAG GTTCTTGATGAAATCGGCATTGATGTCGCCTCACAG TTATCATCTGCTCCAAAAGGTAAAATTGGTAGAAAGAATGCGGAAGATGTGAGCAGCAG TTCTGAAATGAGTGATCTGGAGAAACGGTTGGCGGCGCTTAGATAG
- the LOC106343796 gene encoding G-box-binding factor 4, translating to MASFKMMSSSTSRNSDLSRRNSSSASSSPTVRSNHLRRDPHADHSKITFAYGGGNDATLHDYNFASDSLDVDRSNGDRNSVNGGGRKSVDDVWKEIVSGEKKTVLKEEAQDEYMMTLEDFLAQAAEMNGNDDEIDVKIPMNTFDYPKMPQQQHNQVEMVEGSTRRKRGRVMVEAMDKAAAQRQKRMIKNRESAARSRERKQAYQVELETLAAKLERENEQLLKEIEEKTRERYKNLMEQLIPVDDEKRKPSSSASRSLSRSHSWEW from the coding sequence ATGGCATCCTTTAAGATGATGTCTTCTTCCACATCCAGAAACTCCGATCTCTCTCGCCGCAACTCCTCCTCCGCCTCGTCTTCTCCCACCGTAAGATCCAACCATCTCAGACGAGATCCTCACGCCGATCACTCCAAGATCACTTTCGCTTACGGAGGAGGGAACGACGCGACGCTTCACGATTACAACTTCGCGTCTGATTCGTTGGATGTTGATCGGAGCAACGGAGACAGGAACAGCGTCAACGGAGGAGGGAGGAAGAGTGTGGACGACGTCTGGAAAGAGATTGTGTCAGGAGAGAAGAAGACGGTCTTGAAGGAGGAGGCGCAAGATGAGTACATGATGACGCTTGAGGACTTCTTAGCGCAAGCAGCGGAGATGAACGGTAATGATGATGAAATCGATGTGAAGATTCCGATGAATACATTCGATTATCCGAAGATGCCTCAGCAGCAGCACAATCAGGTTGAGATGGTTGAAGGATCGACGAGGAGAAAGAGAGGGAGAGTGATGGTGGAGGCGATGGACAAAGCAGCGGCGCAGAGGCAGAAGAGGATGATCAAGAACCGTGAGTCTGCCGCGAGGTCGAGAGAGAGGAAGCAGGCGTATCAAGTGGAGCTGGAGACTCTGGCTGCGAAGCTAGAGCGAGAGAACGAGCAGCTTTTGAAGGAGATTGAAGAGAAGACCAGAGAGAGATACAAGAATCTTATGGAGCAGTTGATTCCTGTTGATGATGAGAAACGAAAACCATCGTCGTCGGCGTCGAGGTCGTTAAGCAGGAGCCACTCTTGGGAATGGTAA
- the LOC106294252 gene encoding CRIB domain-containing protein RIC8, with translation MSNYKMKGLFKGLRYISQIFENEKEPEMQIGTPTDVKHVAHIGWDGGSPNQNSPSWMNDFNASGGYSSSPLGNNKEDGSCISEDSTRSRDIPRYPKSSRDRSNNLESPAKERSRRGSSNSSGNPKPSRRSKESSSISQDGSVRSRRKKSKDSVNGGSTRSSRRARDSQTESLNGSISDGESLISLSFEDL, from the exons ATGTCAAACTACAAAATGAAGGGTCTCTTCAAGGGTCTTAGATACATTTCTCAAATCTTCG AAAACGAGAAAGAGCCAGAGATGCAAATTGGAACACCAACAGATGTAAAACATGTTGCTCACATTGGTTGGGATGGAGGATCTCCCAATCAAAATTCACCGAGCTGG ATGAATGATTTCAATGCATCCGGTGGATATTCATCGTCGCCTCTAGGAAATAACAAGGAGGATGGCTCTTGCATTTCTGAAG ATTCAACTCGATCACGTGATATACCAAGATATCCAAAATCGTCGAGAGACCGTTCGAACAATTTGGAATCACCAGCAAAAGAACGATCACGACGTGGTTCTTCCAACTCTAGTGGGAATCCAAAACCTTCACGGAGATCAAAAGAATCTTCAAGTATTTCTCAAGATGGTTCTGTAAGATCTCGTCGTAAGAAGTCTAAAGATTCCGTGAACGGTGGATCTACAAGATCGTCGCGGAGAGCACGTGATTCTCAGACAGAATCTTTAAACGGTTCAATTTCTGATGGAGAATCATTGATATCACTCTCCTTTGAAGATCTATAA